The genomic segment aattggtactttttaaataaccataacttgctaaattctcaaccgatttttaaacggttcggattgttacaaacgtcagagatgtagttatgacactgactacttatgaataattatgttattttctaaaaaatagaataatgttctatataggtacaagatttcccttatacaaatatacatcaagattttttttaatcttttttatttaaaaagtacatgtaccgaTACCAGCagaatgttatgggtgggcgagctgcctgtggcaagatggccgccatgtgcggacgttcgactctgTTGACCGGAAACGcagatgagacatctagcctttatatatatacatctatgGGTTGTCTTTTAaccagagggtcggtggttCAATCCACAGTCTTTCCCTCTGCATGCGGAAGTTTATGGCAAAATACTGAATCGTAAAATTAATTATTCTTTCAACCTTCCTGCTCTACACTGCCCCCTAGTGTCCGTGTGCATATTAAGTCTTTCTGAGGATGTGCACAATGGACAAACCAATGATTGTtactaaagatggacgacaggaaacatctggatctccctctggtggctggAAGCAGTACAGGTTATAAAACCCACCCCTCTGGAAAtagtcattgttttttattcagcttTAAATTGTTCTTCTAAAATGAATAGTAGAAAAATGAGAATTAACTTCAACATCCAACTTGAAACTGAGGGTTTTTCTATCTCTCGTTGTtaagaagctctgatgtgattgtgtgattgtgtgttgctGACTCACGTTAGTGTCGCACTgaccaaaaacacaaatctacCGTCTACTCGGTACTTTAGTTACAGAAGTcataaaaaagtcaaaaatcAAACAATCTGTAATTTagcaaaaatatgtattttaatttcacTTTCAGACTTTAGGTCACAACTTGACGTCTgcagttttaaaatgaataaaatgttaacTTTCAGTCGTGTTAAAaatgagttaaaaaaataaaacttcaggTTTTCCCTCTGagcaaaaaaaagataatttgttAAAAGTGAAACGTTTGTACGAAAGAAGTCTCCAGCCTCGATCTCCTCGTTGTCGCCATCGCTCCAGTGAGAAAACATCAGATTCTTATAAAAAGGATCAAATGTGTCGCTCCAGATTCAAAAGCTTCGAGCCGATAAATTCACAACGTCTCTGTTAATGTACAAGTTCCTTCAGGTCGTCTTCACAGATAAAGAAACATGTGGGTCTCCAGTGTTCACGACCCGATCAGCCCAACATCTGGATCTTCATGGAGctgaaggagaaaagaaaaaaggttcaCGAGCTCCTGACGACACAGTCATGTGCTCTTCAGCGCCACCTATTGACAAAGCACCGACATAATGAGTGTCCTGTAGGCTGGGTCGTCTTTTAACCTTACAACAGTTTAAGTTTTTGTTaaaatttgtttaattgaaGATGCTCCTGTTTGTCTTGATGTGTCTCTCTCGTCCCTCTGAGGGACCGATTGGACAAAGTGATCTCTCTATTTCTGTATCTTTGAGTTTGAGTTCAGTGAATAAATGATCAGAGACtcacctctttcttttcttcttctttttctatcgttccttcagtcacatctgctcagcttcttcctcttctcgtCCTGATGAAGGTCTGTCTCTCTCGTCTTCTCCCATCCGTCCATTCActcgctccttctcctcctcctcgtcttcttctctGGTCTTTGACTCATCGTCTTTGTCTGATTGTTTTTTCTCGGGACACGTTGAAGCATCAGTTTTATCGTCTGTCTTAAagacctcttctcctcctgctgttgcTTTCTCTGCTACGTCGTCAGTGACTCCGACCTCGTCCCCGCTGCTGGACGCCCTGTGGCGGCGGGATGGAGGGCGTCGCCGGAGGGAGAGACGAGCTCGGCCCTGGACCAATCAGGGCAGAGAAAGTTAGTTATTAGAAAGTAACtatgactttatttattcactgaTAAACGAATGTGTCTCTCAGTGGTGgtgttgtgtctcttttttaAATCGGACCTTGTTGATACTGGGCAGGATGgacccctcctccaccatggGAGGGGCCTCAAAGGAGACGGGGCCCTCCTCCTCAGTTCCTGGTGAGGCCCTAGTGGGAGGcgctgtggaggaggtggtcAGTGTGGTTACTGGGGCGGAGccgggggatgggggggggaagGCGGGGGACAGCAGCCGAAAGGCGGGGCTCTTCGGTGACGTCAGCTGGgccgagggagagagagcgagcgaggcctacgcagagagagagagagacttcagAGTGCATCTTTCTGTacccaccagcagggggcagcactaCTCACCTGAAGCTTCTCGATCAGGGCAGAGTTCCTCTTGGTTTTGGCAGAAAGAGGTGAGGTGACACCTgaaggctgcacacacacacacacacacaaaacaacttgtgatgtttcatattgtttgtttCTCAAGTGATGAAACTGTTTACTTCTGATTTgaaggagcccccccccctcacctcctgGTCGTCTCCGTGTGTTTTCGGCAGCTGTAGTGAACGAGGAGGTCGACGTCTCACCGGCTTCTCCTGGTGACACAAAGTAACACTGTGTTGGAACTGGTTAAAGGATCAATggtgagtttgtgtctgaacTGACGTTGAACTCACTGGATCGTTCACAGCGCCACCGTGTGGAGGAGCTGAGTCTCTGAACCGTCCTGCAAGTTCAGCCACCGAGCGCTGGGAGGCAGCCtcctcctgagagagagagagagagagagagagagagagagagagagagagagagagagagagagagagagagagagagagagagcgagagagagcgagagagagagagagacttcctgtcagtgacttGTCACCGTCACTCTGTAGGAGGGCGGGGCCTTTTATATGTCAGTGTCAAGGAGCCGTTGTGTCATAGTGTGTCCACCAGGAGGAGAAACCACAGCCTGAACCGAGGGTGGTGCGccccgtgtgtctgtgtgggtgggtatttgtgtgtgtgtgtgtgtgtgtgtgtgtgtgtgtgtgtttgtgtgtgggtgtgtgtgtgttagtgaacACATGATGAAGGGTCAGAGAGACATTGATGACTTCATAGTAACAAGATGTAGCGATATCACAGGCCACGCCCACTGTAATACAACAACTGTTGAGCCCCCCCTTAATCTGTGATAAACAACATGACGGCTCCGTATAGTGAAGTCCAGTCAttctgatcgccccctggtggctggctgcagtacaggtaaTAAAACCCTCCTCCTAcatgtgagcagatgggacatgaaccaaagtAAGAAATTAAATCaggaaatcaaacaaatataaattcaTTGATCGTCTTTACTACATCATCCGTCACTGGCTTcatcagtccacacacacacagatacacacacacacacaaacacacacagagaacacacacacacactaacagctGTGGACGTGAGGTTGATCCATGTCTATTTCAGCTGAAGGTCTCACATTGCTGACATTCAACAGATAATGAAATCACatcgctacacacacacacatacacacagtcaaacacatactcacacacacacaaatattgttTTGAGTCATCCAATGAACTAAAGGCAGCAAGTGAGGAAAATCCGTTTAaccacttcctctttctgtgtgtgtgtgtgtgtgtgtgtgtgcgtgtgtgtgtatgttctgtgtgtgagagttctctgtgagtgtgtgtgtctgtgtgtgtatcagtgtgtgtatgtgtgtgtccagctgctGTTCACAGTCTTTCACATATAATTATAACATTACATTCCACACAGGATTTTCTTTTGCTCAGTTTCAAATTGTAGATTCATGAGAATCAACATTCATCATATTTCTC from the Platichthys flesus chromosome 15, fPlaFle2.1, whole genome shotgun sequence genome contains:
- the dub gene encoding duboraya; protein product: MEEEAASQRSVAELAGRFRDSAPPHGGAVNDPEKPVRRRPPRSLQLPKTHGDDQEPSGVTSPLSAKTKRNSALIEKLQASLALSPSAQLTSPKSPAFRLLSPAFPPPSPGSAPVTTLTTSSTAPPTRASPGTEEEGPVSFEAPPMVEEGSILPSINKGRARLSLRRRPPSRRHRASSSGDEVGVTDDVAEKATAGGEEVFKTDDKTDASTCPEKKQSDKDDESKTREEDEEEEKERVNGRMGEDERDRPSSGREEEEAEQM